In a genomic window of Corynebacterium coyleae:
- the lepA gene encoding translation elongation factor 4 — MAAKSTNFAENTFTDPARIRNFCIIAHIDHGKSTLADRILQLSNVVDEREMRDQYLDNMDIERERGITIKAQNVRLPWVPKTGAHAGEEMVLQMIDTPGHVDFSYEVARSLDACEGAILLVDAAQGIEAQTLANLYMAIDNDLEIIPVLNKIDLPAADPEKYALEIANIIGCEPEDVLRVSGKTGEGVPELLDRVVELIPAPESEHGAEAPARALIFDSVYDTYRGVVTYVRMMDGRLEPNQKVQMMNTGTTLEILEIGVVSPTMKKTKGLGPGEVGYVITGVKDVRETRVGDTVTWASKGASEPLEGFEEVKPMVYSGLFPVSQEDFPALRESLEKLQLNDASLTWEPETSVALGFGFRCGFLGLLHMEITRTRLEREFDLDLISTAPSVTYRVIAEDGTEQMVHNPSDWPGGKIPEVYEPIVNMTIIVPQEFVGSTMELCQSKRGQMKNMEYLSEDRVELRYLMPLGEIIFDFFDMLKSRTKGYASLNYEEAGEQQADLVKVDILLQGEPVDAFSAIVHKDSAQWYGNKMTKKLKELIPRQQFEVPVQAAIGSKIIARENIRALRKDVLSKCYGGDISRKRKLLEKQKAGKKRMKSIGSVTVPQEAFVAALSTDEE; from the coding sequence ATGGCTGCCAAATCGACGAACTTCGCGGAAAATACGTTCACGGACCCCGCCCGCATCCGTAACTTCTGCATTATCGCCCACATCGACCATGGTAAGTCCACGCTGGCAGACCGCATTTTGCAGCTGTCCAACGTGGTGGACGAGCGTGAGATGCGCGACCAGTACCTCGACAACATGGACATCGAGCGCGAACGCGGCATCACCATCAAGGCCCAAAACGTTCGCCTGCCGTGGGTGCCCAAGACCGGCGCGCACGCGGGTGAAGAGATGGTGTTGCAGATGATCGACACCCCAGGCCACGTGGACTTTTCCTACGAGGTCGCCCGCTCCCTCGACGCGTGTGAGGGCGCAATTTTGCTTGTCGACGCCGCCCAAGGCATCGAAGCCCAAACGCTGGCCAATCTCTACATGGCCATCGACAATGACCTGGAGATCATCCCGGTGCTGAACAAGATCGACCTGCCGGCAGCCGACCCGGAAAAGTATGCACTGGAGATCGCCAACATCATCGGCTGCGAACCGGAAGACGTGCTGCGCGTGTCCGGCAAGACGGGCGAGGGCGTGCCGGAACTGCTCGACCGCGTCGTTGAGCTGATTCCGGCTCCCGAGTCCGAGCACGGCGCAGAGGCGCCGGCCCGCGCCCTGATTTTCGATTCCGTCTACGACACCTACCGTGGCGTCGTCACGTATGTGCGCATGATGGACGGCCGCCTCGAGCCGAACCAGAAGGTGCAGATGATGAACACCGGCACCACGCTCGAGATCCTGGAAATCGGCGTGGTCTCACCCACGATGAAGAAGACCAAGGGGCTTGGCCCGGGCGAGGTCGGCTACGTGATCACCGGCGTGAAGGACGTGCGCGAGACCCGCGTCGGTGACACCGTCACCTGGGCTTCCAAGGGCGCTTCGGAGCCGTTGGAAGGCTTCGAGGAAGTGAAGCCGATGGTGTACTCGGGCCTGTTCCCAGTCTCCCAGGAGGACTTCCCGGCCTTGCGCGAGTCGCTAGAGAAGCTGCAGCTTAACGACGCCTCCCTCACCTGGGAGCCCGAAACCTCCGTCGCCCTGGGCTTCGGTTTCCGCTGCGGCTTCTTGGGCCTGCTCCACATGGAGATCACCCGCACCCGCCTCGAGCGCGAATTCGACCTGGACCTGATCTCCACTGCGCCGTCGGTCACCTACCGCGTGATCGCCGAAGACGGCACCGAACAGATGGTGCACAACCCGTCCGACTGGCCCGGCGGCAAAATCCCCGAGGTGTACGAGCCGATCGTGAACATGACGATCATCGTGCCCCAGGAGTTCGTCGGCTCCACCATGGAACTGTGCCAGTCCAAGCGCGGCCAGATGAAGAACATGGAATACCTCTCCGAGGACCGCGTGGAGCTGCGCTACCTCATGCCGCTCGGCGAGATCATCTTCGACTTCTTCGACATGCTGAAGTCCCGCACCAAGGGCTACGCATCGCTCAACTACGAAGAAGCCGGCGAGCAGCAAGCCGACCTGGTCAAGGTGGACATCCTGCTCCAGGGCGAACCCGTCGATGCGTTCTCCGCCATCGTGCACAAGGACTCCGCCCAGTGGTACGGCAACAAGATGACCAAGAAGCTCAAAGAGCTCATCCCACGCCAGCAGTTCGAGGTGCCCGTCCAGGCCGCGATCGGCTCGAAGATCATCGCCCGTGAAAACATCCGCGCCCTGCGTAAGGACGTGCTGTCGAAGTGCTACGGCGGCGACATTTCCCGTAAGCGCAAGCTGCTGGAGAAGCAGAAGGCCGGTAAGAAGCGCATGAAGTCCATCGGTTCGGTCACCGTGCCGCAGGAAGCGTTCGTGGCAGCGCTGTCCACCGACGAGGAGTAG